One window from the genome of Uranotaenia lowii strain MFRU-FL unplaced genomic scaffold, ASM2978415v1 HiC_scaffold_573, whole genome shotgun sequence encodes:
- the LOC129760321 gene encoding protein canopy homolog 4 produces MSRINFTVLLIVTTIGVIQAGPEENEGVKYADQCEACKILAIELEARLSETGKSHDVLELGYSLDDVKPKKKTEYRKSELRLLESMENVCERILEYNIHKERKDSTRFAKGMSQTFQTLHGLVDKGVKVDLGIPIELWDKPSAEITQMKTQCETLVESYEDVIETWYFKKQNDVKLIKYLCEDRVLKGRNHQCLYEELSTKKDDGKSDETEQSNNEKEEL; encoded by the exons ATGTCTCGGATTAACTTCACAGTCCTGCTGATAGTTACTACCATCGGCGTCATTCAAGCTGGACCGGAAGAAAATGAAGGCGTTAAATATGCTGACCAGTGCGAAGCCTGCAAAATTTTGGCCATCGAGCTTGAGGCGCGTTTGTCGGAAACGGGAAAATCGCATGATGTTCTTGAGCTGGG GTACTCTCTGGATGATGTAAAGCCTAAGAAAAAAACCGAATATCGGAAAAGTGAGCTCAGGTTGCTGGAGTCAATGGAAAATGTCTGCGAACGAATCCTGGAGTACAATATCCACAAGGAACGCAAGGATAGCACACGTTTTGCGAAGGGTATGTCTCAAACGTTCCAAACCCTGCACGGTCTAGTTGACAAAGGTGTCAAAGTTGATCTCGGCATTCCGATTGAGCTCTGGGACAAACCGTCAGCCGAGATCACTCAAATGAAAACACAATGCGAAACCCTCGTTGAGAGCTATGAGGACGTGATAGAAACGTGGTATTTTAAGAAGCAAAACGAcgtaaaattaatcaaatactTGTGCGAGGACCGCGTTTTGAAAGGTCGAAATCATCAATGCTTGTACGAGGAATTATCCACTAAGAAAGACGATGGAAAATCGGATGAGACTGAACAAAGCAATAACGAGAAGGAAGAGTTGTGA
- the LOC129760320 gene encoding histone deacetylase 8-like, producing MAQTKVVYVSSERIRKQLTKLRTIQNRQNMVDDLIESYGILNHCQLIDPDPCSYDDLLLFHSSDYVDCLKKHNDADETDDVTDELQEFGLAFDCPLLKNIYDFVTTIAGSTLAAVNAILTGAQVAINWNGGWHHAQRDCASGFCYVNDIVIGIQRLRTRFQKILYIDLDVHHGDGVEAAFSFSKYVMTLSFHLHEPGYFPGSGNISEIGLGLGKGYTVNAPYKRDICGEVFTKYFENVSTKVWESFQPNVCIIQCGADVIAGDHLGGTNLLPSDLSSCIRTLLKWNIPKIFLGGGGYNPVNAAKYWTELTATIVDAPIQKDIPDESSFFLDYGPDFVLDVTPRNVIDKNTTQYIEHKVGLIEDNLEQFVRIKHVEE from the exons ATGGCTCAAACAAAAGTAGTTTACGTTTCTAGTGAAAGAATTAGGAAACAACTAACTAAACTTCGTACAATTCAGAATCgg cAAAACATGGTGGATGATTTGATCGAATCCTACGGAATTTTGAATCATTGCCAATTGATTGATCCCGATCCGTGTTCGTACGATGATTTGCTTCTGTTTCACAGTTCTGATTATGTTGACTGTTTGAAGAAACATAACGACGCAGATGAAACCGACGATGTGACGGATGAGCTACAGGAGTTCGGGCTAG CATTTGATTGTCCACTATTGAAAAACATCTACGACTTTGTCACTACTATAGCAGGAAGCACATTAGCGGCAGTTAACGCCATTCTAACTGGAGCACAGGTAGCTATCAACTGGAATGGCGGTTGGCATCACGCACAACG AGATTGTGCATCGGGATTTTGCTACGTAAATGATATAGTAATAGGCATTCAACGACTGCGAACGCGTTTCCAGAAGATCTTGTATATTGACCTGGATGTTCATCATG GTGATGGTGTGGAAGCTGCATTTAGTTTTAGCAAATACGTCATGACCCTATCATTCCATTTACACGAACCCGGATACTTCCCGGGCAGTGGAAACATCTCAGAGATCGGTTTAGGCTTGGGAAAGGGTTACACAGTAAACGCACCCTACAAACGAGATATTTGCGGTGAAGTATTtacgaaatattttgaaaatgtttctacAAAAGTTTGGGAATCTTTTCAACCCAATGTTTGCATTATTCAATGCGGTGCAGATGTGATAGCTGGAGATCATTTAGGTGGCACGAATTTGCTTCCATCAGATTTATCATCTTGTATTAGAACTTTGCTGAAATGGAacattccaaaaatatttcttggagGAG GAGGATATAATCCTGTAAATGCAGCCAAATATTGGACTGAGCTTACAGCGACCATTGTAGATGCTCCCATACAGAAAGATATCCCCGATGAGTCCAGTTTCTTTCTTGATTACGGTCCTGATTTCGTGCTAGATGTAACTCCAAGGAATGTGATTGATAAGAATACAACACAGTACATTGAACATAAAGTCGGTTTAATTGAAG atAATTTGGAACAATTTGTTAGGATTAAACATGTAGAGGAATAA